Within the Solenopsis invicta isolate M01_SB chromosome 11, UNIL_Sinv_3.0, whole genome shotgun sequence genome, the region TTAACAATCTCAGTCAGGATTATTACAAAAGATTAAtcataatctttataataattattaattaagtgACGACAATTAGatactataaaatttaaaacaaaattgtgcattttattaaaataattttattcagaaataaaattgtcGTCTTTCAAAAATGGAGCACCAATGatgaattaagaaattaattgagcttatttcatttaaattgttattaaaattacaatcagACGTTTgcgttaaaaagtaaaataatataaaaaaatattagtaaaattttttttagaatattactgtattaacatatatgtaattattaattaaacattttttaaattatttagggaatgatatacatgtacacacattaacatttttcttcaaaagaaagtttttcaaagcaaaaaaaaacgcGATGTGAAATATATCCGTTACGAATTAACATAATTGCCTATCCATTAACAAGCAATTTTTATACAGGAAATATATAACTTGCTGTGAATGCGTTGCGAGTTAGAAATTAGATTGGATTCGCGTTTAGCCGGTTTAGTAGATGTATAGTTTTAGTATATATTTCGGTTAAAATTGAGAGAGAGGTGTGTACGCAAATAAAAGCAATTGTGAGTTTACAGCAATTTGGATCAACTTAgtattttaataagttacataacgtgaactttaaatttttatcattgaagtataatttttaaatacgcaGTAAACCGTGTCGTATTTTTAAATAGCCAATAGACCATGTCGCATGGTTCCACCGGCATAaaggattttttatttatttctgcaGTAGAAAGTTAGTATAGCTACTGAAAGTTCTGCAATGTATTCCTGTTAATCCACACGTGTGCATGTACACAATGTATCAGTGATACAATCTACTTTTTCATTAAGAAGTTATGATTTAAACTATACGCGATTAATTCGTTTCACTTTTTACTCATCATAGTATTCTTCATTTACAGtagtattcttttatttttataaacacttaagcatattttatatattttacatattttacatatttttatcctacaatatacaatatgcataaaattttttaattgttgcgGATGTAATCTAATTTAAGATTGTATCTCCTACATTTGCACACGATGTTTTTCAGCTTTctcaagaatattttattttcaatgaagaaatttatttttacgcattgttcaagaaaaaaaattcaactacGCAAAAACGAATtttggtaaaatatttaatttatcattatttctctaaactaataatttttttgttaaaaaaaaattgtataagacatttaaacaaaattaaaattaaaatttagaggtttaaaaattaaacagtatcGTATTGTTTTTAAACGTCTAATctatgaataatataattataaataccagtaaaaaataaatctttttctttttttttcaataatacatattattccATGTttgattgattaaaataaaattaattaattttatatttgctcaaatcataaaaaatgtatgtttttataaaaattattaatataacaacaaaattttcgtGAAACTTGCTTTTGCGCGAAACAAACTTAAAGATCAAAACGtaacaaatgttataataaGTTTGCACTTAAGCTGCATTCGCTTTAGCACTCACAGcgctttaaatattattttattttggttgtttatcaaatattaaagaaaGACAAATAATGTTTAGAAGTATTGTGGGTGTCAAAGTAAAcgcatttataattaataaaatataaaaatttcaatcgtttaaaaaaaaattgtatttttaatgtgGTAATTGTATCAGTTGTAAAATGACATGTGAacgttattcattattataagtcgtgcaactaatttatttttgatatttaccACACCGCGTCGGTGACTGGCCGAATGCGTTGAATTGAATCGGAAGGAAATAACGAATCACGGTGCAGACTTAAACGGAGAGGGTATGCGGTAAAGGGCACAAATATCGCGAAACTTTGGTCAAGAGATACAGTGCGCGTTGCAGGAGTGTCGAAGCAACAGCGTGTTGCTCTAGTCAGGTACCTCACCTTTCCGTAATCGCGTGCTACGAgcaattatatgattttttcgtataattacaTAGCGGCGCGATTATAAAAAAGAGCAGTGTGCAGTAACACTTTGCTTGTACTTAATCGTTTATCATGAACTTAAAACGGTAATAATTGACACGAAGATAATAATTGTGTGGATACGTCGCGGAGAAACGATGCATGACGATGCACATTACATCATTCGTAAGTTCAAcgtttaattgttaattacgATCTCGGTGTCCGATTGATGTTGCTTACGAAATGCTCGGCGCCGGCCACAGGAGGAAGTAAGTGCGAAAGCGGAAAGCCCTCCTAATCTCCGGTGGAAAGTGGCATTTATGCTAAAATCGAAAAGAGCGTCTCGCTTCGCTTGCCGAACGAGTCATCGGAACGGCGCTATTTCAAGCTAGCGTGAATTGCGCTCGTATTTGACTTCGATGGAAAAGAGATGTAGAATTCACGCTTGTGTACGATTGTTTTGCGAAGACCGTGAGCTTGAGCAGCGAAATGTCGCGTCATCGAAGAAAAGTGCATACGCCGCATGTGGAACTAACGATCGTAATTGCATCGCGGTCTTTACCGAACTCGTATTTACTCGGTTATAATGCGATACATACTTTGCCGTATTAAAGCGATGAGTACAATTTCAATTTCTTCTACTTTCGGTTTCAAATTGGTGCAAAAAgataggaagaaaaaaagtaaaaatcaagttctccaaatattaaaataaaataaatatatatgtcatgtgttataagaaaaattaaaattaaataagaaattaaataaaacaaaaaatccaTTATGGATGAAGAATTGATACAatctttacttaattttaattttttttagaatgttgAAGGTATCTGCATGATTAGAAGATTTGCATCGCTttggtaaaaatattaaattagaattgagagtatttatttcgattaaaatttgagggaaagttattattaattagaatattattaataaagtctATGTTGTTTAGTTctctttttcagaaataaattaatatttataaattgtaataaaactgtaatttagaaataaattttttttctgtttaatattCTCAGTTTCTTGAAacataattcttgaaattttgacagaaatgtataattatttaattatatttttttgttttataacttTCTCTTTTCGTTTGTTGCATATAGAAACGAATTATGATTTGTCAACGGAGTGTGTTTTTGCGTCGAATAACACTCCGCGTATGTAACAGCGAAATTATTGTGGCATATTGACGCAATTATCGCAACGTTCGCTAAACAGAAAAACGCACGTCGATAATGTTGGCCgaattaagattataaaaattacagctTATGCCATATTTCTCCTAGCATTTATAAAAAAgcttaaatcaaattaattttaaaaattaattaaataattaattaattaatttaaattaattatttaattaaattctttttataacacatataaatatataggtaTAACTTGGCAATACTTAgacatgtaatatattattaattattgcgttaattttccaaatttcttaaAGACCTTTTTTTAACACAGtattttatctaattaatattCACTTATCAATTTTAccagaaatattaaattctacAGAAAACGATATAATTATCGCATATCAAATACTTTACTAGTACTTcgtgcttttattattttcatcaaaCGTACAACGTATCGTACGCACGTTTAAGTATATCTGTAATAATAAcaagattaattattatatttgacatAACATTATTTACAAGTTGCTTTTTCTGCGTTTATTACCCAACGTTCCAAAGAAACAGCGTTCGTAATCCGTCTGCGTCCGTAATACGATTATCAAGCAGATAAACGTTGCATCTCAGGACGGTCTCGACTTTCCTCCGACAGCTTAATTATCGTTTTCGTATAATCGGCTCACGGCGTTGCCTCCAGACCATGCCATGACGAGGAAGAAAAGGAGCAACGATGTGGAGAGAAGCGGATGGCTATCATACCGACAGCTGTGGATGGGCCCGAGGAGAACCAGCCAACCCAGCTATTTCTACGCCTCCCCTGATTATACTTTCGGCAACACCAGGGATGAATCTAGTCTGAACTATCATCATGACGTCCGGGACCACAGAAGGCAGCACGATTTGCCGTACAGATATCGTGAGTCTTTAAATGTCAGCACGAAATTTATAATCGGCACTTCTTAACTATGTACTTAACTCATAATTTGACAtcttaattctatataattaaataagaaactAGATCTTGTAATTAAGAATAGCATTAAATGTCTCATTATACGGTACGATCACGTTAAGCACTAATATTTGTTACCtcttaattaaatgttattactcGCAACAATATATTGATGATTTTAATGATCACAACTGAcaactttataatttatttattttcgcaaATTGCAATTTTGTCTAATCAAGTTTGGacatttaatattgaaaacgACTCTAAATCGCGAGAAGTAAAAGTAGAAAGTAAAAATTGGTCATTAATAAGTTTATCGAAGTAATAAACTCCGGGCAGTCTTAAAATAATACAGCGCAGCATGTTCGTGTAAGTATGCAAGTTACCTGTACGCAGGCAATCGAGTTACGCAGAATTGGCATTGTTACAACGTTGTAAAATTCAAACGAGTTTCACCTGGAGCGCAACAAAAAGAAACGCCCCGGTGTCGCCTCGTAAAAAACGCAATTATGGTGGTTGCTGCCGCCGTAAAGTGAACCGCCTTCCATAGATATTCGCGCAATCATTGAAACGACTTCAATTTTTCACCAGGCGTTCCTCTCCATACGCTTTCGTTTCATATGctcttcttttaaaaaaatacgtttttttgtTACTGAAGTTCCTCCAAAGAGACCTGAAATAGTTATCAATAGTTAGAATAAAGCTTAAGATGTAACTCGACGAATGATTTTACAAAGCGCGCTGTAAAACgattgcagaaaaaaaattgttgcaatcGTCGGCTTTTACTAAACTGGAAATAAAAAGGGGAGCGGCGGACGTTCGTCTGGTGCCCTCGATCCTTATTCGCGATGCATTACTCGAGCAGATGCACGAGTTCCCATGAACCCATCTACCAATGACCTATACCGCGACTTAGAGCCCGGAGTCGTAACACAGACGAGAGGGAAAATCATCTTCGGGAGAAGGGATTCGCCATTCTCTCCTTTCGTAGGATCTAAGACACACTTACGACCCGGATAGTGGAATATGGTAGTCGCGTAACATCCATGGTGCCATCTCGAGCACTCGTCTTCCTCGCGCTAGGCATCTCTGATAGTACGTCGTTAGGGCGAGAGCGATCGCTCGGAGTTTAAACGCCTCCTCCCAGGTCCCAAATTAACAGAAGAAGAACGACTACGCCGCTCGAAGTGAGTAAGGAACGATGCGTACTCATCATCGCAAATCGCTTTCGCTCCAATATTTTAATGTCAGCGAATAATGCGGCACTTTCGTACGCTGCATGCATCACGTGTCACGTGTGCTGACAGACGATTAACATTTAATCGAGCACGCGGTGGCTCCCATCGAATATTGATGATTGACTCGCGAGCATAGAGACCTACTTACCtcgataaaagaaataacattagCGCGTCGTCAGATATGTGATTCTGCGACAATCTCACTGCGTTTCTAATCCTATTGGGAACATTGATGCTCATCCTTTCGTTCATTTTCatttaatcatataatttcGATTGTATCGTAACTCATAACACTTGTAACGACGTAATTCCATGAGacgcaataaataatttgacgCAACAATTTTGCgtcgtaaaaatgtaaattttatcacGCAGGAGGCGCATCCTACATTTTTGCTTCACAGGTATGGCGAGCACGATACCATGGATGCTGTCAATGTCTCTACTGGCTGTCCCAAAATTTGCGGCTTACACGAGTCCTAGCATCCTATCCAGGGACCTTCAAGCACCTGCGTTGCCATTATCTTCATCCATTTCTACTCCATTTTTTCCGACGCACGTAAGAAGCAacatattatcaattataaattatttgcaattatagttttattatcaatcctaaattacaattaaccagttagaaattatttctaattaatttctttgtgtctacacagaaaaaaattattatttaatcaacaatttattgtttgatatataagcaagaatataaaattttcttgatagaatttataatcttaaacagacataattttgcttacataaaaaaaattcttttcttcgtgtaagcaaattatgtctgtttaagattataaattctaccaggaaaattttatattcttgcttatacatgaaacaatgaattgttaatttgatactattttttttctgtgtagtaaaatattctattaaatttttacttaaaatatctaAGAAAAATGTGTTACAcataatatttgcatatttatgaCTGAAAATCTGTGCCATTTATATTTTGCAGTCtgttgaaaatatttgtttgaaaatatttaacttgAGCTAATAATGTATTTTGCGGAATTTTGTTGCATCTCGCTAGAACATCAACTACAAAGATTCATCATCGGAGTATGATGAACACGCCGGCTCGCCACGGAATTGCGATAATCATCGGTCGGAGGAAAAATCGACGATTTCCACGAACGTAGGCAATCTTTACGGATCGACGCCGCAATCGCGCCATCGCGTTGCTACATCCAATCTGGGTAGAAGCAATCCTTCGAGACCCATTGGAAGAGCTATCGATACATTCCGCGCGGATCCTCACTTGGTCAATCAATTGGATTTTCACGATTTCGGCGATGGTTTCGAGCCGGGGCGTATTATAGACGACTACGTCGGTCCCGCCATGGAACTAGTGCGTGACactttttttgttgcaaattttGCCGAAAGATTTTGCAATATCTACATGCCTGTAATTGTGACGTAATGTTCAAAGCTAAAAAAAGTCACGTGAATAATTTATCCAATTTGATATAGTCATCCGCGTTAAAACGTGTAATTTCATTATTGTAGGAGTAATAAAAATCAACTACAATGTAccataattttgatttattatatacgtaaagTGTGTCAGTAATCTTTCTGTATGCTGAATTAAAGTAGTGAATCATTACGCACATCTACTTCCCTATAAACACataatattcttagaatattattaaaaattaaaataatgttactatcattatttcgagaatattatttaatattttttaatattatgagaatatATTGTGTTATAATGTTACATGTcctttttttacacaatattcaAGCACGTtacttcaatattataaaaatgttctacgaatgtTATtgggtaataataaattaatgtgaattattacgcataaaatattcaaaactttataattattacattaacaaattctaatattcctgataatttaaaatattcaagtaaataatattatttactttttcatatAATGTTCGTATAATTAACAAAAGTGAACATAtaaccatttttattaatatttcagaaacattatttaatattaagtaatattacgtACTTACAGGATTTTATCGCTCTAACATATCAAAGCAATAAGAAAGTTACTGGCAAGTTTTACAAGCATTATGAAActacattttatgaaattaaaataactttgctaattaaaaaacgttatacgtaattataatttgaaagagATGGCTGATATAGATATTGCGAATTTTTCAACAAGTTTCGTATTTACAATTTCACTATGTCTTTAACAGGTGTATGCCTGGTCCACGATTGATTTTGAATTCGACAGTATAGACGCGCGAGATAATGCTATATTTGAGGGCGACTATATTGCGGAGAATAACTTGCCGCTGGGCCTGGAAGTCTGGCGCGACAAAGTCTTCATTACTCTGCCAAAGTGGAGAACTGGCATACCGGTGACTCTGGCTACCGTGCCCAGACGTTCCAAGACAAGAAACCCCAAATTAAGACCGTATCCTAACTGGCACTGGCATCAATCAGGTTATTTCTATGCTAATTATTCTGTGAAAAATTCTTTGTTGCTTTTTCAGAGTAATTTTGAAGCTTTAAAAAGCATGTGATTATTCTTGATAATTAATTGCTACATAATAAcggttatttaaatttttgaataattttaactaataaaggtttttttaaataccgtAAAGAATGCATGGTAGACATTTAGTATTACTGAAGCAAGACTCCCTTgtgttttgttttataaaattaaatagaagtaGACCAAAATGTGCGAcagaaatttcagaaaaatattgttGCTGATTTAAAAGATACAAATTCCAATGTAAAAATCTCGCAGAAAGTAATTTTGCGAGAACGGATTATGAATTGTATCAACATTAAACCTATGCGAAGAGTCTATAAATATGGGAAGCAGCAACATTATTTTACGCAATTAGAAAAGTGCGGAAACTGAATAAAAGAATTTCTCACGCGAATTGTCTCGCGATAACAAACGAATCCATTTTTCCTGTTCAACAAGAAAAAACGTAAACTATTAAAAGCTATTTAACTTGTGACGTCATATGAGAGAACAAGTTAACGAGAATTAAAGACAAGCCAACTAAAGAGAAACGTAAAGAagttttaaactaatttaaaaaaaaaaaaaaaaatatatatatatatatattgttttcttaCAGACAccgaaaaatttttatcgagaTTTACTTGATCTATCTAAAACTTAtctacaaattaattaaatattgctcGTTTTATGTCTTCCCAGGCTGCGAGAGCTTAACGTCAGTCTTCCGAGTTCAAGTGGACGAATGCAATCGGCTATGGGTCCTCGACTCCGGCAAGACGGAGCTCGCCAAGAGATCTAAGCAAGTCTGTCCCCCCGCCATATTCATCTTCGATCTGCGCACCGACACCCTCATCAAAAAATACGTCTTGCCAGACGAGTATATTAAACAGGACTCCCTGTACATCAATATCGCTATAGATATCAGAAACAACGATTGCGGCTCCGCGGTAGCGTACTTGGCCGACGTCTGGCGATACGGTGTCGTGGTGTACGACTTCTTCAAGGATTCCGCCTTCAGAGTCGAGCATCATTTCTTCTATCCCGATCCCCTGGCGTCCAGATACGAGCTGCACGGTATAAAGTTCCAATGGACCGACGGAATATTTGGATTAGCGCTTAGTCCCGTGGATGTTCACAACGAAAGAACGATGTTCTTCCATCCGATGTCCAGTTTTCGAGAATTCGCCGTGCCCACGTCGGTTTTCAGGGACAAGCGAACCGCGGAATTTCACTCGGAGAAGTTCATGCCCGTTGGGAAGCCCAGAGCCAAGGACTATGGCCATTCTTCGGGGTCCGCCATAGATAAGAACGGCGTCATGTTCTTCAACATGGTCACCAGGGACTCCGTGTGGTGCTGGGACACCAGGAAGGAGTACATACCGCAGAATCTGGGCGTAATTGGGACTAGCAACGAGTCCTTGGTGTTCCCGAACGACATCAAAGTGGATCACGAGCCGGATCAGAGTGTGTGGCTGCTCACAAATCGATTGCCGATGTACTTGTACGGGACACTGAACAGCGGTAGTATTAATTACAGAGTGTTTAAGGCGGATGTTAAGGAGGCTATCAGGGATACCGTCTGCGATCCTAATTACGTAGTTCCTGATTCGGATCCGGGCCTCGACGACACTTGTTGAAAATTTTCCTCGCATTAAATTAATTCTCGACAATTCTAATCAAATTTTTCTCCTCGATATCGAAATGTCTCTTATTTTAAAGTCTAAGCATTGAAATGAAATCTCCAGCACTGAAGCATTAAATTGTTCAGGGAGACCTCCTTTTCTTAAGttatttcgtttatttattgtattcttGATTATTGCCAATTGTAAACTATGATAAATTGAGTATTTGTTGTACGATATTTAACACGCATTGTTTAGCGCAAGCACGTTATTTAAACATTCCTACTACTGTAAGCAGTGCAGTCTTCCGAGTTACCAATGATTAGacaattacatgtaaaatttttagcataaatatatattttgtacatacataaacCATACTTGTATAAAACTTTCactagataaaattattatatctggTAGACGTGAAATATATTGCAATCGCGTATAACATTCctgttaatttataatgattagtGAAATACTATCTTATGTGTGTACGTGAGGGGATAGAGATGGCAAGCTCCATCAATCAACTGCAAATGTCATCAGTATTTGCTAATCGGagaaattattggaaatatacaatattttttctatgaTGAGACGATTGTTTCGTAACCATAAAATTGGCAATTCAGACTTTGCATCGTAATATTTCTTtgcgattaatttataaattgcaaaacacgtgttgtgtaatttaataatggaaattcataattaatcaagtaattttaagACATCTTGATTTTCTTGTTCATATtatgtacaaattaatttttaaacagacgatttactttaaacaatgtttacgttaaatattatttttagagaCTAAACATCTCTGTGATAAGCTGACAACACGCGTAGTTTTTGTTACCGAGAATATGCGTAAGCTCTCGTTTAAGAAGTGTTTAAAGGCGGTATGGGATCGTTTAAAAATTCCTCCATTAGACTGCCGTTTCCCATCGACACCGGTGTTCCTGGATCATCGTTTCTCTTATACGTGAAGTAAAAACTATCGTCTTGCTGGAGCTCATCATCGGaatgcattttgaaaaatttttctgccAACAACTCATTTGCCTCTTCGTAAACGTTAATTCCGCTTCTTGCGCCGTCTTGCACCATGTTCTCTAATTTTAAAGTTCCGAGTTGTGAAAGTGTATCATGATTCGTAGCTTTTACATTCGATACTGATTGCTTATGATCATTCAACGTAGCTGCGCTGTCAGAGAGTTGggttaatttttgcaatttttcatcACACGATCTTAATGCGTGGTAATTATCTAATTCATGCAACGACGAAGGACCGGGTAAAGATAATTTCGAAGATTTCTTAAAAACTTGATTAAACATACTTTCCTCAGTTTTATTATTGAACGTGTCAAGCTgtttactgttattattatcCAATAATTGTAACGTCGTATCGTCATCAGTGCTTTTGTGAAGTAAATTATTCTCAAATATCTCGTTTTCAGAACAAATattgcttaaatattttttatctctcgACTTATCTAATTTTTCTAATGAATCAACATACGACGTAACGTTTACATTAGCCGCACAATTATCGCTTGAATTCAAAATTCGCTCGATTTCGTGGACTGTCTCATCATCATCCGCATTTTTGtgtaaagaaattctttcacTTTCGCTATTGTTTTCTTTCTCGGAATTTACAGCGTCCGTATTAAACTCTCGATGCTGAGGACCGTGATGTTCATTCACGTTACTCACGTATTCGATCGGCAACGCAACATCGCGTATACTTTCCTCCGACATCTCGATATCAAAGTTTCTTATACCGACGAACAATCGAACTGGCAAATTATTGTTAGTCACACTGTCCACGCGATTGTGAACGTTTTCGTCGGCTACCAAAATATTCGTCGTACGAGTACCTTCGATACTCAAACGTGCGTCTTCCCAGGACTCGGTAGTTGTCGAATTTACCGTCGCAGTTTCCGATTCGCTCAGTACCCGTTCCTGATCGATGAATATTACATACAGGTTGTTACCGCGATTGTCATTGGCATTGGGAAGCATTGAATCTCCAAGGTAGTTTTGATCATTTCTCATCCTTCGCTCGACATCGTAGTCGAACAGCGAATCCCGATTGTATATGATCATCTCGTTGTTCATTCGACAGTTGAACTCCGTGTCGAATTCCTCCCGTCGCAAGATTGGAAAACTCGGGAAGAACTCGTCGATCCTCGTCTGATCGTGAGCGCGCCCGAAGATCCGTGTTACGATCTCGGGCTTGAAGAAGAAAGCGCTGTGCAACATGCTGACAGTGTTGTCGTCGATGATGTCTCGCTGCTGGCTTTCGCGAAATCTCCCGTTCTCCAAGAATTGGCCGTGCAGATTCTTGTTGGCGAGTATAACGCCTCGCGGATGAGCGATCCATTCAATGTTTCTCGTGATCTCCCTGAGATTCAGCGACATGTGCGCCTGTCTTGCGTAACGATCGTTTAAACCAGAATTGCTGTTCGCGTTCTGACTCGTGGAGATCGCGGTATCCTCGTAGCTACCTATTGAAAGACGATTAGAGACGCTTGCCGGAGTCTCGACATCTTCGCATTCCGGTGCTTCATCTCTCAATGAATCACGTTTTCTCCTAGTCTGCAACTCTCTCTCGCTTTCCGACTGTGCAACTTTGTTATGTACTCTCGACTCGCTTCGTTCATTAACGGATTGCTGAGAACTTGGCGACAAATTAcgtcccctctttctctctatttttgTTCTATCTTCTGGCAAAATTGGAtcattataagtttttaaaacttTCATCTCTTCAGATTCCTTCGTTGATCGTCCGTAATTCAGTGGCGAGTCCCTTCGCGCTTCCAACTCTCTCTTATCCTCCGACAAAGTGAGCTCGTTACAAGCCCTTAAAGCTCTCAGCTGTATCGCATCGCGTTGCTCGATCGACAGTTTGCGATTCGCCGGCAACAGATCGTGCCTGTTTCTCGCTTTcgtctctcttttatttttcaataaaaaattattatgggTTTCTAAAGCCTTCAATTCGGTTTCGCGCGCCTTCGGGTAATTCTCTTCTCTACGCGATACCATGTTGTAAACGGAACGCAAATCGCCCGACCGTTTATTTCGCATTTGCTCGCGTGTCAACCTATACCGCTCGCTCAAAG harbors:
- the LOC105199231 gene encoding protein yellow isoform X1, with the protein product MHDDAHYIIHHAMTRKKRSNDVERSGWLSYRQLWMGPRRTSQPSYFYASPDYTFGNTRDESSLNYHHDVRDHRRQHDLPYRYRMASTIPWMLSMSLLAVPKFAAYTSPSILSRDLQAPALPLSSSISTPFFPTHNINYKDSSSEYDEHAGSPRNCDNHRSEEKSTISTNVGNLYGSTPQSRHRVATSNLGRSNPSRPIGRAIDTFRADPHLVNQLDFHDFGDGFEPGRIIDDYVGPAMELVYAWSTIDFEFDSIDARDNAIFEGDYIAENNLPLGLEVWRDKVFITLPKWRTGIPVTLATVPRRSKTRNPKLRPYPNWHWHQSGCESLTSVFRVQVDECNRLWVLDSGKTELAKRSKQVCPPAIFIFDLRTDTLIKKYVLPDEYIKQDSLYINIAIDIRNNDCGSAVAYLADVWRYGVVVYDFFKDSAFRVEHHFFYPDPLASRYELHGIKFQWTDGIFGLALSPVDVHNERTMFFHPMSSFREFAVPTSVFRDKRTAEFHSEKFMPVGKPRAKDYGHSSGSAIDKNGVMFFNMVTRDSVWCWDTRKEYIPQNLGVIGTSNESLVFPNDIKVDHEPDQSVWLLTNRLPMYLYGTLNSGSINYRVFKADVKEAIRDTVCDPNYVVPDSDPGLDDTC
- the LOC105199231 gene encoding protein yellow isoform X2, with protein sequence MEKRYHAMTRKKRSNDVERSGWLSYRQLWMGPRRTSQPSYFYASPDYTFGNTRDESSLNYHHDVRDHRRQHDLPYRYRMASTIPWMLSMSLLAVPKFAAYTSPSILSRDLQAPALPLSSSISTPFFPTHNINYKDSSSEYDEHAGSPRNCDNHRSEEKSTISTNVGNLYGSTPQSRHRVATSNLGRSNPSRPIGRAIDTFRADPHLVNQLDFHDFGDGFEPGRIIDDYVGPAMELVYAWSTIDFEFDSIDARDNAIFEGDYIAENNLPLGLEVWRDKVFITLPKWRTGIPVTLATVPRRSKTRNPKLRPYPNWHWHQSGCESLTSVFRVQVDECNRLWVLDSGKTELAKRSKQVCPPAIFIFDLRTDTLIKKYVLPDEYIKQDSLYINIAIDIRNNDCGSAVAYLADVWRYGVVVYDFFKDSAFRVEHHFFYPDPLASRYELHGIKFQWTDGIFGLALSPVDVHNERTMFFHPMSSFREFAVPTSVFRDKRTAEFHSEKFMPVGKPRAKDYGHSSGSAIDKNGVMFFNMVTRDSVWCWDTRKEYIPQNLGVIGTSNESLVFPNDIKVDHEPDQSVWLLTNRLPMYLYGTLNSGSINYRVFKADVKEAIRDTVCDPNYVVPDSDPGLDDTC
- the LOC105199231 gene encoding protein yellow isoform X3, producing the protein MTRKKRSNDVERSGWLSYRQLWMGPRRTSQPSYFYASPDYTFGNTRDESSLNYHHDVRDHRRQHDLPYRYRMASTIPWMLSMSLLAVPKFAAYTSPSILSRDLQAPALPLSSSISTPFFPTHNINYKDSSSEYDEHAGSPRNCDNHRSEEKSTISTNVGNLYGSTPQSRHRVATSNLGRSNPSRPIGRAIDTFRADPHLVNQLDFHDFGDGFEPGRIIDDYVGPAMELVYAWSTIDFEFDSIDARDNAIFEGDYIAENNLPLGLEVWRDKVFITLPKWRTGIPVTLATVPRRSKTRNPKLRPYPNWHWHQSGCESLTSVFRVQVDECNRLWVLDSGKTELAKRSKQVCPPAIFIFDLRTDTLIKKYVLPDEYIKQDSLYINIAIDIRNNDCGSAVAYLADVWRYGVVVYDFFKDSAFRVEHHFFYPDPLASRYELHGIKFQWTDGIFGLALSPVDVHNERTMFFHPMSSFREFAVPTSVFRDKRTAEFHSEKFMPVGKPRAKDYGHSSGSAIDKNGVMFFNMVTRDSVWCWDTRKEYIPQNLGVIGTSNESLVFPNDIKVDHEPDQSVWLLTNRLPMYLYGTLNSGSINYRVFKADVKEAIRDTVCDPNYVVPDSDPGLDDTC
- the LOC105199231 gene encoding protein yellow isoform X4, yielding MASTIPWMLSMSLLAVPKFAAYTSPSILSRDLQAPALPLSSSISTPFFPTHNINYKDSSSEYDEHAGSPRNCDNHRSEEKSTISTNVGNLYGSTPQSRHRVATSNLGRSNPSRPIGRAIDTFRADPHLVNQLDFHDFGDGFEPGRIIDDYVGPAMELVYAWSTIDFEFDSIDARDNAIFEGDYIAENNLPLGLEVWRDKVFITLPKWRTGIPVTLATVPRRSKTRNPKLRPYPNWHWHQSGCESLTSVFRVQVDECNRLWVLDSGKTELAKRSKQVCPPAIFIFDLRTDTLIKKYVLPDEYIKQDSLYINIAIDIRNNDCGSAVAYLADVWRYGVVVYDFFKDSAFRVEHHFFYPDPLASRYELHGIKFQWTDGIFGLALSPVDVHNERTMFFHPMSSFREFAVPTSVFRDKRTAEFHSEKFMPVGKPRAKDYGHSSGSAIDKNGVMFFNMVTRDSVWCWDTRKEYIPQNLGVIGTSNESLVFPNDIKVDHEPDQSVWLLTNRLPMYLYGTLNSGSINYRVFKADVKEAIRDTVCDPNYVVPDSDPGLDDTC